In the Armatimonas rosea genome, GCCACGATGTGCCCGACCGTGAGTTCGCTCTCAAGGTCGCACGCTTGACGGCCCGTCTGCTCCGGCTCCATAAAGACCGCACGGGCAAGGACGTGTCCTATCCGGCGGGGGAGGAGGTCGCGCAGGTCTGGCTGACACGGACAAAGGCTCCCCATAATGCGACCGCCGCCGCCGAGACACGGGTCAACCATGTCTATCTATTTGAGATCAACGAGCCCCGGCCTGAGGTCGAGTGGGCACGGACGATCGCGCACGAGTGGGGGCACCTGACCCTCCTCACCGCACGCGGCTTCAAGGAGCCCGAGGGCGACTCCGCGGGCTACTTCGGCGAGCGGCTCTTTCTGAAGTGGCTCCGCGAGGACCTGCTCGCCCTCCCGCGCAAGTTCAATGACTTCTGTGAGCGCGACGGTCTCCAGCTCTACTACACCCGCCAGATCGCCCCGCTCATGGCTCGCTACAACGCCAGCGGCCCCGCCGACAAGCGCCTTGGGCAGCTCGATACCGCGGGGATGGACTACTACATCGGGATGGCACTGGACACCGACGAGGTCTTTGGCTCCAAGGTCTTTAGCTTCGCACTCTACCACTTAGAGGACATCACCCCGCAGGCGCTGGTCAATGCGGTCCGCAATGCGATCTTCCTGGAGACCGAGCTCAAGATAAAGCTCCCCGCCTGGGTGCCGCTCGCCCCGGATACGTACTCCGTGAGCGGCCCGGCAGGGAAGGTGCTGCTGGACGTGCGCCCGCTCGATCCCAGCAAGCCGACTCCCTTCAAGGTCCTCGCGCCCGGCTTTAAGCGCCTCAAGGCGGTCTCCGGGAACATTCCCAGTGTGGTCCTGCGCCGAGGGGCGCCCAAGAAATGAGCCTGCCCTACAAAGCGACTCTGGCCTCGCCGTGTAAGCTAAACCTGACCCTCGATGTTGGCCTGCCGCGCCCGGATGGCTTTCATGAGCTGGACTCGCTGGTGGTGCTCCTCTCGGCGGCCGACGAAGTGACGGTGACGGTAAAGCCCGGCCCACGCACGGTCAAGCTGATCGTCAAGGACCGCCGCCCAGACTCCGTGGCGAGCGAGCCCATGCCTAAGGGTGCGGAGAACCTGGCGCACAAGGCCGCGCAGCTCGCGCTGGACACGCTCGCGCCGGGCCAGGAGCTCCAGGTCTGGATCACGCTCGCCAAGCGTCTGCCTGCCCAAGCCGGCCTCGGGGCGGGCAGTAGCAACGCTGCCACGGTCCTCCAGGCAGTCGGGGCGGCGCTGGAAGCGTCGGCAGACGCGCTTCTCCCCCTCGCCGCGCAGCTCGGCTCCGATGTGGCGCTGTTTCTGGCCCCCCCCGCTCCCTCTGCCCCCCCCGCCCCCACAAGTGGGGGAGCCTATGTGGTGCGGATGCGAGGGCGTGGGGAGCGTGTTGAGCCCGTGGCGCTGGAGCTTCCCAAGCTCTACGGCGTGCTGACTCGCCCGGCAGTCGGTGTCCCGACCGGCCCCGCCTACGCCCTCCTCGATGCCCTCCCGAATCGCCTCCCCGGCACCGCCACCGAGGCACTTCTCACCAATACTGGCCTGGCTCCCCCACTTGTGGGGGCGGGGGGGGCGGCGCTGTCCAACGACTTCGAGGCCGCCGTGCTCCCCGCCTTCCCCGAGGTGGCCGCGCTCCATGCTGCCCTCACTGAGGCGGGAGCCGTGCGTGCGCTGCTCTGTGGCTCGGGCTCGTCGGTGTTTGGGCTGGCGCGGGACCGGGCGCACGCGCTGGAGCTGGTGAAGAAACTCGCCGGCCGCGTCGCGTGGCTGAAGCTGGTGGAGAGCCTATGAGCACCAAGAATATCGCCGCCCTCGTGCTGGCAGGGGGCGTGGTCAAAGAGAAGCACGCCGCGTCTTGGGAGCCGCAGCTTCCGCCAGGGATACGCAACCGGGCACTGCTGGAGCTGAACGGAAAGCCCATGTACCAGCACGTGGTCGAGACCCTGCAGGCCACGCCGGGGATCAGCCGAATCCTCCTCGCCGGCGACGTGCCGCTCCTTCCGGGCTGTGCTCCCGTCCCAGGGGGGGAGTCGATGGTGGACACGCTCCTGAATGGGGTCGCGGCCCTCAACGACACGGAGACGCGCTTCCTGGTCGCTACCGCCGATATTCCCTTTCTCACCCCGCAAGCCGTCGCGGACCTACTCGCCGATGCCCCCGAGAGCGCGGACTTTGTCTACTCGATCATCCCCGCCCAGGTCTGCTACGCCGCCTTCCCCGAGATGCGCCGCACGACCCTCAAATTGGCGGAGGGAGAGTTCACGGGCGGCAACCTCGTTATCCTCAACCCCGAGTTTTTGCGTACCAAAGAGGCGGTCGTGCGCCACGCCTACGCGCTCCGCAAGAATGTCCCCGGCCTGGCCGCGCTGCTGGGGCCCAGCACGATCCTGCGCCTGCTCGCCTCACGGGTTGCACCGTCGCTACTCACGCTTCCCCAGCTCGAAGCCGCGGTCAGCCGCCTGCTCGGTGGCGCGACGGCCCGAGCGATTGTCTCCCAGCACGCCGGGGTCGGGGCCGATGTGGATCACCCGGAAGATGTCCCCCTGGCGCGGAAATATCTGTCTGGGCAGTAGCCGGGGATGTGCCGGGGATTGGAAATCCCCGGCAGCAGGGCAAGAGCGTCCCGAGGACGCGGGAAAGGCTCGGCCTCTGCGCGTCCTCGGGACGCTCTCCAACTCGGAGACGGGTATTTTAATGCCCGTCTCCCCGGCTACGGAATAAAACGCGCTTGCTTCTGCACTAACACTTGCAATGAACACTCTACTGGCAGCCGCGGAATCTAAGCCTGATCCTGCGTTTGAGCGTGCGTGGGATCGTCACCGGGAGCGTGTCTTTCGCTTGGTGGTGCGCCTCGCAGGGAGCCGAGAGGTCGCCGACGATCTTACCCAAGAAGTAGCGGTGCAAGCGGCGCAGGCCTTCCCTAAATTTCGGGGGCAAGCGCAGGCCTTCACCCTCTTCTACAAGATCGCCGTGCGCTGCGTCCTCCGCTGGCGCCAGCAACGGCCCCTCGGAAACGACACGCTCCTTGAGACCGTCCCCGCCCCAAGCTGTGACCCGACCACGGCGCTCACGGTGCAGGCGGCTCTCCACGCCCTCCCCGACGACCAGCGCGCCGTGCTGGTACTGGCGGTCTACGAGCAGCTCTCCTACAAAGAGATCGCCGCTGTCTTAGAGATACCCCTGGGAACCGTCATGTCCCGCCTCGCACGGGCGCGCCAGCAGCTACGAAAGGAGCTCTCCGATGTCTTGTAAACAAACTAATTTTGAGACTCTCATGCGCCTCGCTGATGGTGAGCTGCGCGGTCTGAAAGCCCTCACCCTGCGCCGCCACGTCAAGCAGTGCCCAGAGTGCACCCAAACCCTTACCGAGCTAGGCCGCGTGGACACGCTCCTCAAGAGCACCGACCACTTTCCCCCAGAAACTCGGCAAAATGCACTCCCACTTCGTCCGATTGGGCTGGTGGGTAGTGCTGCACTGCTCGCTGGAGCCGCGCTCCTCTTCGCCATCCCCGGTGGCCCGCTCCGGCCCACCTCCTCGTTTGCCCAAGTCGAGGCTGCGATGGGCAGGATTCACACGGCCCACTGGACAAGCTCCATCACCTCCGTGACCTACCTAAATGGGAAAAAACAAGGCTACCATAGCGTCATGGACTGCTGGGTGGACTTGGACACGCACCGGCTTTCTTATCGCAAGATAAAGTCCGATCCCATCAACCCAAGCGATGGAATCCGAATGGACCAAGCCGATTTTTATGTCGATGAAAAGGCTCAATGGTCGGTAGATCATGGCTCTGTCGACACGTATGTGAGGATGGATCCTGTTTGGGCTCAAAGCAATAAAAGCCTGGTTGAGTACCTGCGTGAGTCGATTGTTCTTCCTCAAAGTGATCCGCAGCATGTGGAGGTCCTGACAGTTCAGGGGCAGAAACAGCAGTACACTTTTTCTGCTTGGAAACAGTCCGATGCACAGTGGCAGGGCCAGCGTGCGCTCAAGTACACACGGACAGTTACCTTTGGCGATGGAGCACAGACACGTCCGCAGCTCGTGACGATCTGGGTGGACCCTAAGACCATGCGGCTCCTGAGGCGGGATACGCGCCAGGAGCGGGACTCCAACCCACAGCTCGCGTATTCCTACAACACGACCTCGGAGAACTTCCGTTACAACGAGACGCCGCCGCCGGGGACCTTTGACCTGCCCATTCCCAAAGTCGGGCAGCGCTTTAGCTTGGGGAAGGCGATGGAAAACCCGCAGCTCCAGAGAGACAACGACCCTGCGGTTGCGGCACTGGCACGGCAGGTGATGGAGTGCTTTAGTCAGCGGGACGCCGACCGGCTGTTCGCGCTCTGGGACACGGAGGGCGTCCCCGAGGCAGAGTGGAGAGCCCGTCAAGACAACTGGCGCCGCAAGCTCGCCTCGCCCGCATTTGGTAAGAGCCTAGCCTACGAGTCCTCGGAGGCCTATGCCGTTCCGCTGCGCGAGTTTGTGCGCAAGAGCGAGGCCGAGCCCTTTCCGCCACAGCCTCTGCCCTGCAGGGATGTGACCATCAAGGGCTGGCTCACGATGGAGAAGGCTCCACACCCCTACCTGGTGTTTGCTTGGGCACGCTTTATCCAGCGTGAGGGGCAGTGGCGCATCCAAGACCTCCATGAGCTGGAGGAGACTTCAACCATCAAGAACGGAACGATTGTGATGCAGCGCCGCTACAAAAAATAGTTGGGTTGCGCCCGTCCAGAGGGGCCGTTTCTGCCACACACTAGGTGAGATGAACCTGTGGCGTGAGAAGCGGCTCCTTTTGGCGTTTCGGCGGCGTGATCCTAGCGCCTTCGACACGCTCTTTGCCCGCCACGCCGGAGCGGTGCTGGGATTCGCGCTGCGCCTGACACGGGGCTGCCACGCCGAGGCGGAGGAGCTGGTCTCCGAGACCTTTGTGGCCGCTTTTCAGAACGCCGAGCGCTTTCGGGGATCGTCGCGCCTGACCACCTATCTGCTGGGAATCACCCTCAACCGCTGGCGGGATCGTCGGAGAAAAGCATCGCTTCCGACCGTCCCCCTGCTCGACCACGACGGACCAATCCCTGAGACCAACTCTCTGCTGACGCTCGCCATCCATGAGGCCGCACGTGAGCTGGAGCTCCCTCAGCGGGAGGCGTTTCAGCTCGTGGTGGTGGAGGGCTTCACCCACAAAGAAGCGGCGCAGCTGCTGGAAATTCCCCTCGGAACCCTGAAGTGGCGTGTCGCTGAGGCCGTCCGCCATGTTCGTCTTGCCCTGGAGGAGCCGAAATGAACCACCCAAATGCCGCTGACTGGATCGGGCTGGTGCGGGGCGAGCACTCATGGCTCGTCACCGCCCGCCTGCGCCGTCACTTGAAACACTGCCCGCACTGTGCGGTGGAGCTAAAGGAGATCACCCATTTGTTAGCCACTGCCAAGCCCAAAGAGGCTATTGCCTCGAAATCCCTCGCCGACAAGACACGCGACGCCCTGCCCTTGCCCCCTGCTCAAGGAAGAAAACTACGCTCTCTGGGGCTTGTGGGGGGTGTCGCGCTGGTTGCCGGAGCGACGTTATTTTTCGTCATCCCCGGTAGCCCGCTCCGTCCCACGCCCTCATTTGCCCAAGTCGAGGCCGCGATGGAGAAGATTCAGACCGTGCACTGGACGGAGACCTTGACGGTAAAAGGGATGTGGGCATTTGGTCCGAAGGGGGGACATGTGGTGGGTGCAGATAAAGTCCACCCGACAAGCGTGTATGACTGCTGGGCGCAGCTGGAGCCATCACGGCTGGTACGACGGTTGGTTCCCAAGGGGATAGAAGATCTCTCTGACGAGCGAATGTTTATAGACTACGAGAAGGTCTGGGACTACCGTAAAACCAAGTACTCCCTGACCTACATGCTCATCCCGACCTCGCTTGCCCTAAAAGTCCCGCCCCGTAAGAACAATGTTATCGATCAAATCGTGCTCCCCACCGACGATCTCCAGCGCACAGAGACGGTCAACGGGGGGACAACCCCTCTAAAGGTGATCTACTCTCCCTGGAAGCAGGCCGAGGAGAGCCTTTCGGGAAGACGTGCCTTGAAGTTTACGCGCCAAGTGACAACCATACGGAAAAGCGACAAGCGCATCACAGCTGTCGTGGTTTGGGTAGACCCAGAGACCATGCGTGTCGTGCGCCGGGAAGAAACCTCCCCTTTCTTCCGCAAAGTTGCCGAGAGCTTCCACTACAACACCGCGCCTCCTGCGGGAGCACTAGAGCTTCCTTTGCCGCGAATAGGGGAGTCCTTTCGCTTCATTAACCTTGCAACGGAGCGGCGAAATAGCAAGGCAAATGCGGAGGCGGCGCGGGCGCTGATCCCTCAGGTTCTTGATGCCTACAGCAAGCGTGACACCGACCGGTTTCTGGCTCTCTGGGACTGGGACACGGTTGGAAAGCAAGACGCCACGAAGCTTCAAACGCAGTGGAGCAAG is a window encoding:
- a CDS encoding RNA polymerase sigma factor, with the protein product MNTLLAAAESKPDPAFERAWDRHRERVFRLVVRLAGSREVADDLTQEVAVQAAQAFPKFRGQAQAFTLFYKIAVRCVLRWRQQRPLGNDTLLETVPAPSCDPTTALTVQAALHALPDDQRAVLVLAVYEQLSYKEIAAVLEIPLGTVMSRLARARQQLRKELSDVL
- a CDS encoding RNA polymerase sigma factor; translated protein: MNLWREKRLLLAFRRRDPSAFDTLFARHAGAVLGFALRLTRGCHAEAEELVSETFVAAFQNAERFRGSSRLTTYLLGITLNRWRDRRRKASLPTVPLLDHDGPIPETNSLLTLAIHEAARELELPQREAFQLVVVEGFTHKEAAQLLEIPLGTLKWRVAEAVRHVRLALEEPK
- a CDS encoding 4-(cytidine 5'-diphospho)-2-C-methyl-D-erythritol kinase; this encodes MSLPYKATLASPCKLNLTLDVGLPRPDGFHELDSLVVLLSAADEVTVTVKPGPRTVKLIVKDRRPDSVASEPMPKGAENLAHKAAQLALDTLAPGQELQVWITLAKRLPAQAGLGAGSSNAATVLQAVGAALEASADALLPLAAQLGSDVALFLAPPAPSAPPAPTSGGAYVVRMRGRGERVEPVALELPKLYGVLTRPAVGVPTGPAYALLDALPNRLPGTATEALLTNTGLAPPLVGAGGAALSNDFEAAVLPAFPEVAALHAALTEAGAVRALLCGSGSSVFGLARDRAHALELVKKLAGRVAWLKLVESL
- a CDS encoding NTP transferase domain-containing protein, translating into MSTKNIAALVLAGGVVKEKHAASWEPQLPPGIRNRALLELNGKPMYQHVVETLQATPGISRILLAGDVPLLPGCAPVPGGESMVDTLLNGVAALNDTETRFLVATADIPFLTPQAVADLLADAPESADFVYSIIPAQVCYAAFPEMRRTTLKLAEGEFTGGNLVILNPEFLRTKEAVVRHAYALRKNVPGLAALLGPSTILRLLASRVAPSLLTLPQLEAAVSRLLGGATARAIVSQHAGVGADVDHPEDVPLARKYLSGQ